In Scylla paramamosain isolate STU-SP2022 chromosome 31, ASM3559412v1, whole genome shotgun sequence, one DNA window encodes the following:
- the LOC135116515 gene encoding integrator complex subunit 13-like isoform X1, with translation MSFPTSHKTVFVMDHTLTASSGVKLEMDSFSKCRSGSSSNGGAGPVHLQPMNLIPLRPVTKSLWTCAVEAITEYCRIVWDIFPGSRLIRFVAVDKTAHKLSSWNPEDQNLTSLMNAFMMLGPARAIGPGKLDLFKGLRTAIEILMEPSAVQHEKRTSLTESATKVLNKGRIILVTKIDTEEEVKTLKDKFHDTLLYLNKVAAATDNLMAINHCDLVLLNLWPDGPLCPMPWRSWPDVSTIMSCEFTNLQGGVSLAPKLCNLVLKHYDLASTTVTGIPMKEEQNASSSANYDVELFHPAAAHAAILKGIPTETAHLKTYREGADYETVTLKWCTPRSNANVELQHCSSAYRITSVDVNSRPSSCLTNFLLNGRWVMLEMPRKSGSKVISHMLACHGGDIYIHTMYTSRSILEDPPSISEGCGGRVTDYRIPDFGEFLKANKLAPYPASALSSDDNAVSTPLVKSREQLSRHTKYWPITLSATSLFTLGPQVEPLTTLMVKSTLTDDEVVECKQVILCLMSMEARGDPLPSPMAGRGGKGMKREDQYRAVWAELEQYLQVHLHTAAHEKVLKCFMDCHNKASTPEYKGDEKVDIDQALKELDDYNFMTEREKQEFNMGGMKHVPSDLPLPESKRRRSAPPPLTPMGRSSGVSLLTLWENKVSSEQSRRCLEFQGRLRAEGNVTKLYINLQKDKDKDDGGPRKKN, from the exons ATGTCCTTTCCCACAAGCCACAAGACAGTTTTCGTGATGGACCACACCCTGACAGCCTCCTCAGGGGTGAAACTCGAGATGGACAGTTTCAGCAAGTGtcgcagtggcagcagcagtaatggAGGGGCCGGCCCGGTACATCTCCAGCCCATGAACCTCATCCCACTGCGCCCAGTCACCAAGTCACTCTGGACCTGCGCCGTGGAGGCCATCACAGAATATTGCAG gatTGTGTGGGATATATTTCCTGGATCCAGGTTAATACGCTTTGTTGCCGTTGACAAGACCGCCCACAAACTGTCATCCTGGAACCCTGAAGATCAGAATTTGACCAGTCTTATGAATGCTTTCATGATGCTTGGGCCAGCTCGGGCTATTGGCCCTGGCAAGCTGGACCTCTTCAAGGGTCTCAGGACAGCCATAGAGATTTTGATGGAGCCTTCAGCTGTCCAGCATGAGAAACGAACCTCCCTCACTGAAAGTGCCACAAAAGTTCTCAACAAAGGGAGAATTATTCTTGTGACAAAAATTGACACAGAAGAAGAagttaaaacattaaaagacaAATTTCATGACACACTTTTATACTTAAACAAGGTGGCTGCAGCAACAGACAATTTGATGGCCATTAACCACTGTGATCTGGTCCTCCTCAACCTGTGGCCTGATGGTCCCCTGTGCCCCATGCCTTGGCGGTCATGGCCTGATGTGTCCACCATCATGTCCTGTGAATTCACCAACCTGCAGGGTGGTGTGTCACTTGCACCAAAACTCTGCAACCTGGTGTTGAAGCATTATGATCTTGCCTCAACCACAGTCACTGGAATACCCATGAAAGAGGAGCAGAATGCCAGCTCTTCAGCAAACTATGATGTTGAGTTATTCCATCCAGCTGCTGCTCATGCTGCAATCCTCAAGGGCATACCAACAGAGACTGCCCACCTAAAGACCTACCGTGAGGGTGCAGACTACGAGACTGTCACCCTGAAGTGGTGCACCCCTCGCAGCAATGCCAACGTAGAGCTCCAGCACTGCTCCTCAGCCTACCGCATCACTTCCGTTGACGTGAACAGCCGTCCCTCGTCCTGTCTGACAAACTTCCTGCTCAACGGCCGCTGGGTCATGTTGGAAATGCCACGCAAGTCTGGGAGTAAAGTTATATCCCACATGCTGGCTTGTCATGGAGGGGACATTTACATCCACACAATGTACACATCTCGTAGCATCTTGGAAGATCCTCCTTCCATAAGCGAAGGGTGTGGAGGCAGGGTTACTGACTACAGGATTCCTGACTTTGGAGAATTCTTAAAAGCAAACAAACTGGCACCATACCCAGCTTCTGCCTTGAGCAGTGATGACAATGCTGTGTCCACACCCCTAGTGAAGAGTAGAGAACAGCTGAGCAGACACACCAAATACTGGCCCATTACTCTCTCTGCTACTTCACTCTTCACGCTGGGTCCACAGGTTGAGCCACTCACCACATTGATGGTGAAAAGCACACTTACAGATGATGAAGTTGTTGAATGCAAGCAAGTGATTCTGTGCCTGATGAGCATGGAAGCTCGTGGTGATCCTCTGCCCTCCCCCATGGCCGGCCGGGGTGGCAAGGGCATGAAACGAGAGGACCAGTACAGGGCCGTGTGGGCTGAGTTGGAGCAGTACCTGCAGGTGCACTTACACACGGCAGCTCATGAAAAAGTGTTGAAGTGTTTCATGGACTGTCACAACAAGGCATCGACACCGGAGTACAAAGGAGATGAGAAGGTGGATATAGACCAGGCCTTGAAGGAACTGGATGACTACAACTTCatgacagagagggagaagcaAGAATTCAACATGGGGGGAATGAAGCATGTCCCTTCAGACCTTCCTCTACCAGAGAGCAAGCGACGGCGCAGTGCCCCGCCACCGCTCACCCCAATGGGACGCAGCAGTGGGGTCAGCCTGCTCACACTGTGGGAGAACAAGGTGTCCTCGGAACAGTCTCGGCGCTGCCTTGAGTTTCAGGGGCGATTACGAGCAGAGGGAAATGTCACCAAGCTCTACATCAACCTCcagaaagataaagataaggATGATGGtggaccaagaaaaaaaaattga
- the LOC135116515 gene encoding integrator complex subunit 13-like isoform X2: MNAFMMLGPARAIGPGKLDLFKGLRTAIEILMEPSAVQHEKRTSLTESATKVLNKGRIILVTKIDTEEEVKTLKDKFHDTLLYLNKVAAATDNLMAINHCDLVLLNLWPDGPLCPMPWRSWPDVSTIMSCEFTNLQGGVSLAPKLCNLVLKHYDLASTTVTGIPMKEEQNASSSANYDVELFHPAAAHAAILKGIPTETAHLKTYREGADYETVTLKWCTPRSNANVELQHCSSAYRITSVDVNSRPSSCLTNFLLNGRWVMLEMPRKSGSKVISHMLACHGGDIYIHTMYTSRSILEDPPSISEGCGGRVTDYRIPDFGEFLKANKLAPYPASALSSDDNAVSTPLVKSREQLSRHTKYWPITLSATSLFTLGPQVEPLTTLMVKSTLTDDEVVECKQVILCLMSMEARGDPLPSPMAGRGGKGMKREDQYRAVWAELEQYLQVHLHTAAHEKVLKCFMDCHNKASTPEYKGDEKVDIDQALKELDDYNFMTEREKQEFNMGGMKHVPSDLPLPESKRRRSAPPPLTPMGRSSGVSLLTLWENKVSSEQSRRCLEFQGRLRAEGNVTKLYINLQKDKDKDDGGPRKKN, encoded by the coding sequence ATGAATGCTTTCATGATGCTTGGGCCAGCTCGGGCTATTGGCCCTGGCAAGCTGGACCTCTTCAAGGGTCTCAGGACAGCCATAGAGATTTTGATGGAGCCTTCAGCTGTCCAGCATGAGAAACGAACCTCCCTCACTGAAAGTGCCACAAAAGTTCTCAACAAAGGGAGAATTATTCTTGTGACAAAAATTGACACAGAAGAAGAagttaaaacattaaaagacaAATTTCATGACACACTTTTATACTTAAACAAGGTGGCTGCAGCAACAGACAATTTGATGGCCATTAACCACTGTGATCTGGTCCTCCTCAACCTGTGGCCTGATGGTCCCCTGTGCCCCATGCCTTGGCGGTCATGGCCTGATGTGTCCACCATCATGTCCTGTGAATTCACCAACCTGCAGGGTGGTGTGTCACTTGCACCAAAACTCTGCAACCTGGTGTTGAAGCATTATGATCTTGCCTCAACCACAGTCACTGGAATACCCATGAAAGAGGAGCAGAATGCCAGCTCTTCAGCAAACTATGATGTTGAGTTATTCCATCCAGCTGCTGCTCATGCTGCAATCCTCAAGGGCATACCAACAGAGACTGCCCACCTAAAGACCTACCGTGAGGGTGCAGACTACGAGACTGTCACCCTGAAGTGGTGCACCCCTCGCAGCAATGCCAACGTAGAGCTCCAGCACTGCTCCTCAGCCTACCGCATCACTTCCGTTGACGTGAACAGCCGTCCCTCGTCCTGTCTGACAAACTTCCTGCTCAACGGCCGCTGGGTCATGTTGGAAATGCCACGCAAGTCTGGGAGTAAAGTTATATCCCACATGCTGGCTTGTCATGGAGGGGACATTTACATCCACACAATGTACACATCTCGTAGCATCTTGGAAGATCCTCCTTCCATAAGCGAAGGGTGTGGAGGCAGGGTTACTGACTACAGGATTCCTGACTTTGGAGAATTCTTAAAAGCAAACAAACTGGCACCATACCCAGCTTCTGCCTTGAGCAGTGATGACAATGCTGTGTCCACACCCCTAGTGAAGAGTAGAGAACAGCTGAGCAGACACACCAAATACTGGCCCATTACTCTCTCTGCTACTTCACTCTTCACGCTGGGTCCACAGGTTGAGCCACTCACCACATTGATGGTGAAAAGCACACTTACAGATGATGAAGTTGTTGAATGCAAGCAAGTGATTCTGTGCCTGATGAGCATGGAAGCTCGTGGTGATCCTCTGCCCTCCCCCATGGCCGGCCGGGGTGGCAAGGGCATGAAACGAGAGGACCAGTACAGGGCCGTGTGGGCTGAGTTGGAGCAGTACCTGCAGGTGCACTTACACACGGCAGCTCATGAAAAAGTGTTGAAGTGTTTCATGGACTGTCACAACAAGGCATCGACACCGGAGTACAAAGGAGATGAGAAGGTGGATATAGACCAGGCCTTGAAGGAACTGGATGACTACAACTTCatgacagagagggagaagcaAGAATTCAACATGGGGGGAATGAAGCATGTCCCTTCAGACCTTCCTCTACCAGAGAGCAAGCGACGGCGCAGTGCCCCGCCACCGCTCACCCCAATGGGACGCAGCAGTGGGGTCAGCCTGCTCACACTGTGGGAGAACAAGGTGTCCTCGGAACAGTCTCGGCGCTGCCTTGAGTTTCAGGGGCGATTACGAGCAGAGGGAAATGTCACCAAGCTCTACATCAACCTCcagaaagataaagataaggATGATGGtggaccaagaaaaaaaaattga